From the genome of Methanobrevibacter sp.:
GTTAATACCGAGGAATAATTAGAAGGTGATAATTTGGTAACTTTCCAATCAATAGAAGAGGCAAGAGAGTTTTTTGATGGAGATAGATTTGCAGCAAAATTGGGGATTCAATTGGATGAGCTTGGAGAGGATTATTGCATTTGCAGTGTGGAGATCAAGGATGATTTCAGAAACGGTTTCGGCGCTGTGATGGGTGGAGCAATATTCACTCTAGGTGATTTTGCCTTTGCAGTCATGTCCAACCAACTCCACAAGCTGACAGTAGGTCTTCAA
Proteins encoded in this window:
- a CDS encoding PaaI family thioesterase, with translation MVTFQSIEEAREFFDGDRFAAKLGIQLDELGEDYCICSVEIKDDFRNGFGAVMGGAIFTLGDFAFAVMSNQLHKLTVGLQVSINYLSGAKGEKLIAKATVRKDGRTTSVINVDITDDTGRDVAQFVGTGYKMQ